TGGCCGGAAACGTCGTCGGCGACGTCGGCAGTTTCAGCCTGTTTTCACGTCGTCGCCACCGCCGTTTGGCTGGTTTTCGATCGGAGAAAAGGGGTGGGCTGggtagaggaggaagagatgaAGCTTTTGCAAGAAACGGCGCCTAAAACGGAGGTCGGACGGCGAAGTTCTCGCCGTCTGAAATCTGGCGAAAAATCAAAACGGGGAGGGGGGTTTCAgccgcgggagagagagagagagagagagagaaaagtcaGATATTTTAACCcaaacttcgaaatatttacagtTTTGCCACTGGAAGTGTTTTGCccgtaactttttcgttacaactccgattcaagcctaccgcgtgtctacgaattcgtctcagtaccacctacccaaaaatgCCAGTCACTGCCCCAAACACTTTCCGGgcaagaaaatgaccaatttacccctaccctaagggtaaattcgtaaattcacttatttaatttaaaataggaattaaattcggagtcggggtgttacattgCCTATTTTCAGGAAATGGATGCAGAAGCAAGTAAAACGAATGGAATTCAGGGCCAAAACTCTGTCCCTAACAGTGAAGGTTATTTTGCAGAGGCTGAGTCACTtgaagaaactgaaaatgtCCCATCTTTACAGAATTTGGGTAGTAGAACAGAAGAAAGTACTGAGAAAAGCAGACAGTTTGAGTATGATGGGTTAAACTTCCAAAATATGAGCATTGCTGATTTATCGGAGAGAGAGTTTGCAAAAGTTGAGGAAGCAGAAAGATTTTACTGCAACTATGCTCTTGCAATTGGTTTTAGCATAAGAAGAAGTCGTTTGAGACGTAGCGAGGGTGGGGTTGTGATGGGAAGACAATGGGTGTGCTCAAAAGAAGGGAGTAGATCAAAGAAATGGACGAATAGAGATGATATGGTTCGTACACCAAGGAAAGAGACTAGAGAGAATTGTCACGCTACATTTGCTGTGAAGTATTGTCCTAACCAGGATGCTTATATTGTGACTAAATTTGTAAAGGAGCACAGCCACCGACTTGCTAACTCACATGAGGTGCCTTTTCTTCGTTCGCACCGGTGTGTTACGGAATCTAACATAGCACAATCTATGTCTATGAGAAAAGCCTCTATTAAAACCAATAGGACGTACGACTATATGGTTGACCAAGCAGGTGGATACAAAAAAGTGGGGTTCACCAGTAAGGATCTATATAACAGGATGGATTTCGAGCGTCGACAAGTGGTATTGGATGGTGATGCACAAGCAGCAATAAGCTACATGAATGGCAAGGCAATAGCGGACCCGAAATTTTTTTGCATGTTTAGTGTAGATGAGGAGAATAGATTGGCAAATTTGTTTTGGAGAGACTCTCAATCTCTACACGATTATTGTTGCTTTGGGGATGTGGTGATACTTGATAGCACGTACAAAACCAATGTATATGACAAGCCTTTAGTGGTGTTTGTTGGTGTAAACAACCATAACGCGACTACAGTTTTTGGTTGTGCATTTCTTGTTGATGAGACTGCTGATACATATCGTTGGGTACTCAGAACTTTTTTGACTTCTATGAAGGACAAGAAGCCTGTATCTATTGTCACGGACGGGGATGACGCAATGCGCGTAGCGATTGATGAAGTTTTTCCCGATGCACATCATCGTTTATGTACATGGCACATCATGAGGAATGTGAACACCAATGTGAATAACCCAGAAATAGTAAGGGAGTTTAGCTATTGTGTGCATGGTGGTTTGACACCAGTAGCTTTCGAACAACATTGGCAGCAAATGATACAGACGTATGATCTAAAAGGCGATTGGATCGAGATGATGTACCGTAAACGGAAACGATGGGCTGAAGCATACTGCTCAGGgcattttttttggtgggaatACCACCACACAACGTGTCGAGGGTATGCATAAGAACTTGAAGGATGGAATTGGTAGAGGCATGAGGTTAGTGGAGTGTATTCCACGGATTGAAAGATCGTTATTGAGGTTGAGAAATGAGAATGTGAAGGATGACTTTGATTCCAACAATTCACATCCACTCCTTCGCACGCACCTCCGATCACTAGAGGAACATGCAGCTTCTATTTTCACTCACGACATTTACAAGTTGATAAGAAATGAGATAAACAAGGAGGCAAAATTAATTCTCGTGCAACCCGTAAGAAACAATGAAGATCCTCGTGTTTACacattttccaaatttggaAGACCCGTTGAGAAATGGACTGTAGTGTACTACAAGAAAGAGCAACATCTGCAATGTTCGTGcaaattatttgaatccaGTGGAATTCCGTGTTGTCATATGTTTGGAGTCATGAAATGTGATCATATGGATGAAATACTTCCGACCTTAATAATGAAGAGATGGACAAAGGATGCAAGACGTGGGAGTGAAATTGTAGTCAAGTCTGATGATGTTCCCCACGAAACTATTCAAATGGctaggtttgggtcattaaGCGTTGATTTTAACAAGCTTTGTTTTTATGGGTCACAAACAGAAGTCGCTTACAAGAGGCTAAAGGCTGAATGTGGGAGATTAAATACTTTGGTTGAGACATGGAAGGAGCAACATGAGCAAACTAGTCTTAAACTAGGATGCCATAATAATGTTGTAAGAGACCCCATAGTTGCTAAGACAAAAGGAAAGCAAACAACGGGAAGCAAAGGCAAAAAGGCCCCACAATGCGGAGAGTGCAAGGTTACTGGTCACAACAAAAGAAACTGTCCAAATCTCATTGTTGGTGAGGGAGGTAAGCGGAAAAGGGGTTATACAAGTGACATGAGCGATATTCTTTCTAGTTTTGGACCAGAAGATGATACAACTGTTGGGAACATAACATTTTATTCCTCCTCGAGTGCTGTGCATGGGACTAAGATGTTGTCCTCTTCTTATACACCCCCTAACTCGGGCTTCTCATGTGGCGAAGTGTCTAGTGGCTCCACTCATTACACCTCTGATGGTTTCACCTTTGACACACCCGAGTATAGTGTATTGGAATCACAATTTGACACACAAGCCTCGCCACGTCGGGATCGTAATAGATTTTGGGTTCCATTCACCCCAATAAAATGACATGGATTGTAGTACTTCCACTATATATATGGTTTAGGTTTTATGTACGAAATATTCACTACTACCATATTGTTCATGTATTTCCCCAACTTTTGGCATGACATATATCATTAGTGTTATTTTGTATCTATGTTAATGCTACATGTAGGAGTTTTGATACAttaatattgatattttattatgcA
This genomic window from Prunus dulcis unplaced genomic scaffold, ALMONDv2, whole genome shotgun sequence contains:
- the LOC117613361 gene encoding protein FAR1-RELATED SEQUENCE 5-like codes for the protein MDAEASKTNGIQGQNSVPNSEGYFAEAESLEETENVPSLQNLGSRTEESTEKSRQFEYDGLNFQNMSIADLSEREFAKVEEAERFYCNYALAIGFSIRRSRLRRSEGGVVMGRQWVCSKEGSRSKKWTNRDDMVRTPRKETRENCHATFAVKYCPNQDAYIVTKFVKEHSHRLANSHEVPFLRSHRCVTESNIAQSMSMRKASIKTNRTYDYMVDQAGGYKKVGFTSKDLYNRMDFERRQVVLDGDAQAAISYMNGKAIADPKFFCMFSVDEENRLANLFWRDSQSLHDYCCFGDVVILDSTYKTNVYDKPLVVFVGVNNHNATTVFGCAFLVDETADTYRWVLRTFLTSMKDKKPVSIVTDGDDAMRVAIDEVFPDAHHRLCTWHIMRNVNTNVNNPEIVREFSYCVHGGLTPVAFEQHWQQMIQTYDLKGDWIEMMYRKRKRWAEAYCSGHFFWWEYHHTTCRGYA